A stretch of DNA from Cellulomonas fengjieae:
CTCGCTGGTGACGCTCGACCCGGGCCTGGTCGACGGCCAGACCTCCGCTGAGGACCGGCGCGGGCAGTCCGTCCTCAAGGCCCTGCGCCGGCTGTCGACCGAGCTGTCCGGCGCCCAGCTGGGCATCACGGTGACCACGGTCCTGCTCGGGTACACCACGCAGCCGGCCGTCGTGCGCCTGCTCCGCCTGCCGCTCGAGACGTCGGTGCTCGGGCAGGCGGTGGGTGGCATCGTCGCGGGGGTGCTCGCGCTCGTGGTGGTGAACGGCTTCTCGATGGTCGTGGGAGAGCTCATCCCCAAGAACCTCGCGATCAGCCGCCCGCTGCCCACGGCACGCGCGGTGGTCCCGCTGCAGCGGGCGTTCACCAGCGGGCTGCACCCGCTGATCGTCGCGTTCAACGGCAGTGCCAACGCGCTGCTGCGCCGCTTCGGGGTGGAGCCGCGCGAGGAGCTCGCGGGTGGCCGCTCGCGCCAGGAGCTGGCCGCGCTGGTGCGCCGTTCGGCAGAGGTCGGCACGCTCGACGAGTCGACGGCCACGCTCCTGACCAACTCGATCGAGTTCACCGAGCTGACCGCCGTGGACGTGATGACGGACCGCCTGCGGCTCGTCGTCGTACGTCGCGAGGAGTCAGCGGCCGACGTCGTCGACCTGGCCCGTCGCACCGGGCACTCCCGGTTCCCCGTGATCGGCGACTCCAGCGACGACATCGTCGGGCTGGTGCACCTGCGCCGCGCGATCGGCGTCCCGTACGAGCGCCGGGCGGAGGTGCCGGCCGCCGCGCTCATGGTGGAGGCGCCGCGCGTCCCCGAGACCGTGCACCTCGGGCCGCTGCTGGTCGAGCTGCGCGAGCTGGGTCTGCAGATGGCCGTCGTCGTCGACGAGTACGGCGGCACGTCCGGGGTCGTCACGCTCGAGGACGTCGTGGAGGAGCTGGTCGGCGACGTCGCCGACGAGCACGACCGCCGGCGTACCGCCACGGCGCGGTCGGCGGACGGCTCGTGGCTGCTGCCCGGCGTCCTGCGGCCCGACGAGCTCACCGAGGTCACGGGCCTCCAGGTGCCCGCCGACGGACCCTACGAGACCCTCGGGGGCCTGGTGATGTCCGAGCTGGGACGCATCCCCACCAACGGCGACGAGGTCGTGGTCGACCGCGTCCGGATCCAGGTGGACGCCATGGCGGGCCGGCGCGTCGAGCGGGTGCGCGTGTGCGCGCTGCGGGCCGACGAGGAGGACGGCTCATGAGCTCGAGCCTCGCGCTGGTGGTCGGTGTCCTCCTGCTCGCGGCGAACGCGTTCTTCGTCGGCGCCGAGTTCGCGATCATCTCCGCCCGCCGCAGCGCGATCGAGCCGCTCGCCCGCGAGGGTGACCGGCGCGCCAAGACGGTGCTGTGGGCGATGGAGCACGTCTCCCTCATGCTCGCGTGCGCCCAGCTGGGCATCACCGTGTGCTCGACGAGCCTCGGCGTGGTCGCCGAACCGGCGATCGCGCACCTCATCGAGGGTCCGCTGCACGCGCTCGGGATCAGCGAGAGCCTCACGCACCCGATCTCCTTCGTCATCGCGCTCGCCGTCGTGGTCTACCTGCACGTCGTCCTCGGCGAGATGGTGCCCAAGAACCTCGCCGTGGCCGGCCCCGACCGCGCGGTGCTGCTCTTCGGCCCGCCGCTCGTCTGGGTCGCCCGCCTGGTGCGCCCGATCATCACGGCCCTCAACTGGATCGCCAACCACGCGCTCCGGCTGTTCGGGATCGAGCCCAAGGACGAGGTGGCCTCGGCGTTCACCGCGCAGGAGGTGCAGTCGATCGTCGAGCGCTCCCAGGCGGAGGGGCTCATCGAGGACGAGGAGGGCCTGCTCGCCGGTGCGCTCGAGTTCTCCGACCGCACCGCGCAGGACGTGATGATCCGGACCGAGGCGCTGGTCACGGTCGGCCTCGGCAGCACGCCGGAGGACGTCGAGCGGCTGGTCGCCCGGACGGGGTTCAGCAGGTTCCCCGTCGT
This window harbors:
- a CDS encoding hemolysin family protein, encoding MSSSLALVVGVLLLAANAFFVGAEFAIISARRSAIEPLAREGDRRAKTVLWAMEHVSLMLACAQLGITVCSTSLGVVAEPAIAHLIEGPLHALGISESLTHPISFVIALAVVVYLHVVLGEMVPKNLAVAGPDRAVLLFGPPLVWVARLVRPIITALNWIANHALRLFGIEPKDEVASAFTAQEVQSIVERSQAEGLIEDEEGLLAGALEFSDRTAQDVMIRTEALVTVGLGSTPEDVERLVARTGFSRFPVVDEAGSLTGYLHLKDVLYADEAARSVPVPLWRVRALAVVGPHDEVEDALAAMQRSGSHLARVDEDGRAVGVVFLEDILEELVGEVRDAMQRGQMF
- a CDS encoding hemolysin family protein, yielding MLIEWLLVALGIVLTLGTAVFVASEFSLVTLDPGLVDGQTSAEDRRGQSVLKALRRLSTELSGAQLGITVTTVLLGYTTQPAVVRLLRLPLETSVLGQAVGGIVAGVLALVVVNGFSMVVGELIPKNLAISRPLPTARAVVPLQRAFTSGLHPLIVAFNGSANALLRRFGVEPREELAGGRSRQELAALVRRSAEVGTLDESTATLLTNSIEFTELTAVDVMTDRLRLVVVRREESAADVVDLARRTGHSRFPVIGDSSDDIVGLVHLRRAIGVPYERRAEVPAAALMVEAPRVPETVHLGPLLVELRELGLQMAVVVDEYGGTSGVVTLEDVVEELVGDVADEHDRRRTATARSADGSWLLPGVLRPDELTEVTGLQVPADGPYETLGGLVMSELGRIPTNGDEVVVDRVRIQVDAMAGRRVERVRVCALRADEEDGS